A region of the Nocardia nova SH22a genome:
CTGTACTCGGACGCGGCCGTCGAGGCCTACCGCGAAACCGAGGTTCTGCTCGCGCATTCCGATGCCCAGGTGCAGGCCCGGCTCGTGCGGACATTGTTCGCCGACCACTCCGGCAATCCCGCCGGTGTCCTCGATGTGCTTCGCACCCTGGGGATTCCGGAGCGCGGCAACTTCGTCGTCGTCGCCGTCGACGCCGAGCCCACCGCGCCGCTGCCCACGAAACTCGCTGCCGCGCTACAGGACTGCGGTGTCCGATCGGTGTGGGATGCCCAGATCGACGCGCATGTCGGGCTGATCTCGGCGGCCGCCGCGGCGACGATCGACCGCGGCCTGACCACGATCTCCGCATTCGCCGCCGATCGGGTGGGAGCCAGCGCCACCTTCACCACCCCGCACGCCATCGCGGCGGCCTCGGGCCAGGCGCGGATCGCATTACGTTCCGCACCACCGGGTTCGGCCGCGACGACCCGATTCGGCGAGGAGCCGATCGCCCATCTGCTCATCGCGGTACCCGAGGCGGGCCAGCGCGCCGCCGCCCAGATCCTGGGTCCGCTCCTGCGGCTGCCCGCCGCCGAGCGCGGCGATCTGATCGCGGTCCTCGATGCCTGGTACCGCTGCGGTGGTTCGGCGGCCGCGGTCGCGGAAACCATGCACTGTCACCGCAATACGGTGCGTTACCGGCTGCGCAAGATCCGCGATCTCACCGGGCGCGACACCACCGACCCGCGCGGGTCGGCCGAACTGTATCTGGCGTTGCAATCGCTCACGCTGCTCGGCCCGGACGGCGACCGGAGCTGATGCCGGTGCTTCCGTCGGCTCGGAGGTGGTCGAACGGCGCCCAGGCGGTGCTCAGCTCGCCTTCGGCAGAAGCGGGGCGAGGCCGCCCGGTGTCATCAGCGCGGTGCTCGAGGTGACCTTCTGGCCGTCGATGGTGACCGTGGGAGTCGAGTTCACGCCGCTGGCGAGTACTGCCTTGGTCTTCGTGCGCAGGTAGTTGTCGTAGCTGCGGTCGATGATGCATTGCGCCACAGCGTCATCGGTGTAACCGGCCGACTTCGCGATCTGGATCAGCTGGTCGTCGGTGAGGCCGTCCCCGCCCTCCTCGGGCTGCTTCGCGAACATCGTCGCCAGCCACGCCTGGTAGTGCTCGGTGCCCGAGTTCGCGACACAGAACGAGGCGTTTCCGGCGCGCGAGGAGTACTGGGTGCTGCTCGCGCGGTCGAGAAATGTGATGACGCTGTACTCGACGGCGGCGGTGTGATCGCGCACGGCAGCCTCTAGCACCGATCCGTTGGCGGCCTCGAACATCTTGCAGGCCGGGCACTGCAGATCCATGACCACCCGGACGGTCACCTTCGCCTTCGGATCGCCGATCCGGACGGCGCCGTCGTCGAGGACGTTCTTCGCCGAGGAGGCGCCGGCCGCGGCCATCGCCGTGCCCGGAACCTCTTTCGCGAACGCCTCGCGGGCCACCAATCCGATTCCGGTCGCGATCGCGAGCGCGACCACCAGGGCGATCGGCACGATGACGGTGAGGCGATTGCGCGGTTGCGGGCTCGGCGGCGGCTGCCATCCGCCGGGTTCGGTGCTCATATCAGGTTTCCCCCGTTCGGCATACGTTCGGTGGTCAGCTTAGGAGGTGGCTCCGATGGGTGAGCGGGAGGGATCTCGTGTGGTGCGGCAGGGCCGTCCACGCGGTCGATGGCCGGGCAACGACCTTCGGCCGGGCGGAACGCGCAGCGTATATAACGACCGGTCTATTATTGGACTATGACTGCGAAAGGCGCTGAGACGCGGCAGCGCATGATCGCCGCCGCGCAGGACTCACTCGAGCGGAACGGCTATTTCGGCACGGGACTGAATCCTGTGCTGGCGGCGAGCGGAACGCCTAAGGGCTCCTTGTACTTTCACTTTCCCGGCGGCAAGGACGAGCTGGTCGTGGCCGCCATCGAGGACGCCCGGGGTCTGATCGACACCATGGTCGACGCCATCGGGGACAAGGCCCCGGCCGAGGTCGTGGCGGCGCTGATCGGCCTGCTCGGCGAGCGGCTGGAGACGTCGGGCTGGCAGTGCGGCTGTCCGGTGGCGACGGTGGCGCTGGAGGTGGCGGGCACGAATGACGCGGTGCAGCAAGCATGTTCGAATACGTACACGGTGTGGACGAGTGCGTTGCGGACCCGGTTGGAAGCCGCCGGTCGCGCCGACGCCGAACGGCTCGCGGTGTCCGCGCTGGCGCTGATCGAGGGAGCCCTCCTGCTCGCTCGCGCACATCGCAGCCGCGAGCCGCTGGTCCAGGCGGCCCGCACGATCGCGGACCTGCTCGGATAACTCCGGCGGTCGCCGCACCGCCACTCCTGCCGTCTGCACTGCCGGCCGATCGGGCATGTCGACCCTTGTCCAGAATATGTAGACCGGTCTAGTATTAATCCGGTAGCCGATGGGAGGTCCCTGTATGTCCGAGGTATCCGACGTGCTCGGGGAATCGACGCCGTCGCCCGCGCGATGGTGGACGCTGGCGGTCGTCGCGATGGGCACGTTCATGCTCATGCTCGATCTGAGCGTGGTGGCGATCGCGCTGCCGCCGATTCACGAGTCCCTGCACAGCAGCTTCTCCGATCTGCAGTGGGTATTCGACGCCTACGCGCTGACCCTCGCGATCTTCCTGGTCGCGGCCGGATCGCTGGCCGACCGGGTGGGCCGCAAGAAGGTCTTCCAGGCCGGATTCGCGGTCTTCACCCTCGCCTCGCTGGCATGCGGATTATCCGGCACGGCAATCGAATTGAGTTCCTTCCGCGCGGTGCAGGGGGTCGGTGCGGCGGTGATGTTCGCGGTGGGGCCCGCACTGCTCGGTCACGAGTTCCACGGCAAGGAGCGGGCCACGGCGTTCACCGCGTTCGGCGCCGCGGTCGGTCTCGCGGTGGCGACCGGACCGCTGATCGGCGGTGCGCTGACCGACATGTTCTCCTGGCGCTGGATCTTCTTCCTCAATGTGCCGATCGGCGTGGTCGCGGTGCTCGCCGGTGCGCTCCGGATGCGGGAGTCCCGCGATCGGCAGGCGCCGCCGGTGGACCGGACCGGGCTGGTCACGTTCAGCATCGCGCTCGGCGCACTGGTCTTCGCCGTGATACGGGCGCCGGAGCAGGGCTGGACGAGTGCGGCGACGATCACGCTGTACGCGGTGAGCATCCTGTTCCTCGCGGCCTTCGTCTTCGCCGAGTGGCGGATGGGTGATCGGGCGATGATCGATCTCGCGTACTTCCGCAATCCCACCTTCGTCGGCATCTCACTGGTCGCGCTGGTGGGCAATGCCGGCGCCCTGCCGTCGATCTTCTTCCAGACCGGCTATCTGGAGAATGTGCTGCGTTCGGACGCCTGGTCGACGGGATTGCGGTTCCTGCCGCTGTCGTGCGCGATGTTCGTGGCGGGTGCGATCGGCGGGAGCCTCGTCGGCCGGATCGGATTCCGGGTGCTGGTGAGCGGCGCGACGCTGGTGATGGGCCTCGGCCTGGTGCTGCTCCGTCTGGCCGAGGCCGATTCGGCGTGGACCGTGCTGGTGCCGAGCATGATCGTCAGCGGGATCGGGATGGGCGTCTTCAATCCGGCGCGCGCGGCACTGGCCATCGGCGTGGCCGAACCGGCGCGCTCCGGGATGGCCTCCGGAATCAACGAGACCTTCCAGCAGGTGGGCATCGCGCTCGGTATCGCCGGAGTCGGCGCGTACTTCGAACATCGAGTGGCACAGAGCTTCTCGTCCTCCACGGCCGGTGCCGCACTGGGCCCCGATACCGCCGGCCAGGCCGCGCACGGCATCAGCGCGGGCGCGTTCGACTCGGTCGCCGCGGGTGCGGGCGCGGGCTACGACACAGTGCTGGCCGCGGCACGCGATGCGTACATGGCGGCCTTCCACGACGCGATGACACTGTGCGCGGGCCTGGGCATCCTCGCCGCCCTGATCGGCTTCGCGCTCATCCGCACCGAGGGCCTGCACCCGAGCGCGCGGCCGACGCAGGATGTCGCGGAACCCGCGCCCGCCACCGAGCCGGTCGCCTGACCGCGGACTACGGTCACGACGATGACGTCCGATGCGTGGCTGGGGCCGGGTTTCGTTGTCCTGGGGATGATTCTGTCGGTGCTCGGCACCGTGCAACTGGTTGCGATCTTTCGCCGACGCCGGACCTGGTGGCGCTGCCGGGGCGAGGTCGTCGACTACACCTGGGACGCGCACACCGATATTCGCCATTGGATCCTGCGGTGGACCGACGCGGACGGCGAAATCCGAACCGCCCGTAATCCGACCGGTAGCTCGGGCGGAACTCTGCGGCAGTTCCCGTTCCCCGTCGACATCCTGGTCGATCCGGAAAACCCGGGCAATGCGCAGGTGGCGAAGGGCAGCAACTCCGGAGTGACGGCCTGCGTGCTGATGTCGGCGGTCGGATTGCTGTTCGCCGGATTGGGCGTTCTGCTGATCGTGGCCGCCTGATCAAGCTTTCGGCATCGGATGGGTCCGGAAGAAGTCCCAGATCAGTTGGTTGGCGTCGATGGTGGTCGTGGTGGTGCCGGTGAGGGGTGTGGGCATGGGGAGCGGGCTGCCGGGCCAGGTGTGGCCGCCGTCGCGGACCGAATACAGGTCGACCTCGCCGTTCGCCGGGCACGAGTAGGTGGTCAGGTCGACGTCGGCCGTGACCGGCTGCTGGGACGGGGGTCCGGCGCAACCGTTGCGGCGTGCCCACGCCTCGGCGGTTGCTGGAACACTTTGTGGCCCAGGGCCGTTGACCGCCGGCCCGCCGTGTTCTCCCGTGACCGATCCGCTGCCGTCCGGAGAGGGTAGGAACCGGGCGTTCGGTCCGCTGCCGCCGGAGTAGGCGACGATCGGGTCGGCCGTGCCGTGAAAGGCGATGACCGGCACCGGCCGCGCCGGACGGCACCACGAGAAGTCCTGCAGCCCCGCCACGGGCGCCACCGCCGCTATCCGATCCGACAGCTGACATGCCAGCGACGACGTCGTGAACGCGCCCATCGACAGTCCGGCCACGTACACCCGGCGCTGGTCCACGCACAGGGTCGATTCCACATGCGTCAGCAGATTCGACAGATAGTCGACATCGGCGCTGCCAGGTCCGAAATCCCATCGTGGCAACCCGGGTTCGTCGAGTGCCGGAGTGATCGTGGCGAATCCGTGCGTGCTGCCGAAATCGCCGAGACCGGAACTCATGCGCTCGATCTCGGCCGGTTCGAGATAGCCGTGCAGATCCATCACCAGCGGCGTGGGGCCGTCGGTGGCCGCGGGCACGTCCAGGATGTAGTGACCGGACCGCTGTGTGGTCGCGAACTGTCCGAGCGGGCCCGGACGCTGTTGTGCGATACCGCATCCCGGCGAGGGTGCGGGTGCGTCCGGCTGTGCCGAGGCAACGGCGGTGGTGAGCGCGCCGACGACCGCCATGGCCAGGGCGGTCGTCCCGGCGACACGGCCCAGTGCGCGCCGGGCCGCCGTGCTCGCAGATCCGATCATGGGAAGAATTTTGTCACGAAAACAAAAGGGGCCCTGATATTTGTCACGGGTCACAAGAATGGCCGAACTAATCGTGCAAACTTCGGCGAAATACCGGGAAATCCCGATTATGTGGCGGAGTTCGCACGGATAGTTCGGCCCACACGACCATCCGGTCCGGGGTGAACGTCAGCGCGAAAGTCGTTGCGCGGCGAGTTCACCGAGCAGATTCCAGGTCCGGCGCTGATCGGATTCTCCCGCCAGGTCGGTCGTGGTGAGCACGACCTCGGTGGCCCCCGCGTCGTAGTAGCGCTCGATTCCGGCGGCGACGGTCTCCTCGTCGCCGATGATCGCCAGATCGGCCGCCCGCGTGGCGCCTTCGAGTTCGATGACGCGGCGATAGGACGGCACCTGCTCGTAGAACGCCAGCTGATCCACCGCCTTGGCGCGGGTGGCCTCGATATCCGAGGTGACCACGGCGGGCACGAAGGCGACGATGCGCGGAGCGGTCGCGGCGGCCCGGGTGATCGCCGGGACGATGTGTTCGCTCAGGGTCTTCGGACCGGCGAGATAGGGGAGTATGCCGTCAGCCAGTTCGCCGGTCACCCGCAGGGCCTGCGGGCCCATGGCGGCGACCAGAACCGGAACCCGCGGTTGCGCCCCGGGAACGGCGGTGGGCAACGGCGGTGTGACGCTGAGCAGATCGCCGTGGAAGTCGGCCGTCCCGGTGTCCAGCAATTCCCTCAGCCCGGTGAGGAATTCGCGCAGCCGCGCGATCGGCCGCTCGAACGGCTGACCGAAAGCGCTTGCGGAGAGCGCGGATCCGACGGCGAGCCCGAGATGGTAGCGGCCGTGCGTCGCCGCCTGCGCGGTCTGGGCCTGTGACGAGACCAGCAGTGGGTGGCGTCCGGTCACCGGGATCGCGGAGGTGCCGACCTGCAGTTCGGGCACCTCCCGTCCGACGATCGCGGCCAGAGCCGGTGAGTCGTAATCCATTCGCTGCCCGAACCACACCGATCGCACGCCGGCCTCCGCGACGATTCGCGACTGCCGCACGATCTCGTCGACGTAGTTGGTGGCATCGTTCACGGCGAGGGCAATTCCGAGTGTCATGCCCTCGGACAACGCCGCGATCGGCCCGGCCCTTCCGCCGATGCCCGGTTGCGGCCACGGTGATCGCAGATATTGACCGACACCCGGACCGGCAGTACGGTCGCAGCTTCACCGAACCCGGGCGACGGCGGCGAATTCGTAGAAGCGGTCCGGATCGTCGTCCAGGTCGTCGGGGTGGTCCGGCCGCCATGCCGGGGCCTGGACCAGGCCGGGATCGATCAGATCGAAGCCGTCGAGATAGGCGGTGATCCGCTCTCGCGAGCGCATCCGGATCGGGGTGGGCATGGCCTGGGACAGTTCCTCGATGCCGCGCACGCGCTCGGCGGGACCTTCATCGGACAGATGGCTCAATGCCAGGTAGCTGCCCCAGGGCAGGGCGTCGCGCAGCCGCGCCAGGCTCCGTTCCGGGTGGTCGTCGTCCGCGACGACGTGCAGCAGGGCCACCAGGAGCACCGCGACCGGACGGGTGAAGTCGATCAGCCGGGTGAGTTCGGGATGTGCCAGCAGCGCGTCGATGCGATTGAAATCGGCCTGCACGACCGTGACATTCGGCTCGTCGATCAGCAGGGCGCGGCTGCACTCGACGGCCACCGGGTCGATGTCGACGTAGACGACGTGCGCGGTGGGATCGGCGGCCAGCGCGATCTCGTGCACATTGCCGACCGTCGGCACACCCGAGCCGATATCGAGGAACTGGTCGATCCCGGCGGCGGACAGATACCGCACCGCCCGCTGCAGAAACGCCCGGTTGGCCTGCGCTACCGCGGCGATGTCGGGCCACACGATCCGCGCCTGGTCGCCGAGCGCGCGGTCGACGGCGAAGTTGTGCACACCGCCCAGCTGGTAGTCGTAGACGCGGGCGGCGGACGGCACCATCGGGTCGATGGTGTCGGGCAGCCAGTCCTGAGAATCGTTCTCGGCCATGGGAATCCCTTCGAACGCGATCACCGGGCGGCAATGCGCCGCAGCGGCGCCGTCCGGGGGAGGCGGGCCGCGGCCTTGGCGCGATACATCTGGGTGTCGGCCGTGCGCAGCAGATGGTCCGGGTCGGCGGTGACCGGGCCGACGGTGACACCGATCGACGCCGATACCGCGAATTCCTCGTCGCCCACGACGATCGGGGCGTCGAAGGCCGCGCGCAACCGCGCCGCCACACCCGCGACGGACAGTTGGTCGTTGGGCGGCCCGATGAGCACGACGAATTCGTCGCCACCCAGCCGACCCGCCAGATCGCTGTCACGGACCGAGGCGCGCAACCGGTCGGCGACCGTGAGCAGCACCGCGTCACCGACGGCGTGCCCGTGACCGTCGTTGATGATCTTGAAGTTGTCGATGTCGAGCAGGCAGATGCCGAGCCGCTCCTCGCCCCGTGCCGCGAGTCCGGCCAGGCGTTCGGTGAGCAGCAGCCGGTTCGCCAGCCCGGTCAAGGGGTCGTGGCGGGCCTGCAGGTACAGCCGGTGGCGGGCGGCGTCGATCACCTGCCGCTGCGCATTACCCATGGCCTGCTGGATCGCGTTCTGGCCCTTCATGATCCGCTCGCGCTGGACAGCGGCGAAACCCTCCCCGAAGGCGCCGATCAACAGTGCGGATCGGGAGACGGCGACATCACGGTCCAGACGGTCGAACGCGGGCAGCCGCGCCAGTACCCGGGCGGCGGCGGTGAGCACCGAAGGATCGGTCAGATTGGTGGCGGCGACCGCCTCCCCGGCTCGCCTGCCGGACTCGAACAACGCCTCGTCACCGGCCGTGACCACAGCATCGAGATCCGCCATGAGACCCTGCAGCAACCGCACCCCCTGCGAGGTGGTCAGCGCGGTGAAACTGGTGGGCCGGATCGCCGCCCACCAGTGCCGCGCCAATACCTGCGCCTCTATAGGATCCACGCCTTCCCCCAATGTCGCAGTGCCCCGGTACGTCGCCATCCGTTCGCCTTCGGCATCCGGCCCCCGCGCCGACGCCAGCTTAGCTCGCGGCCCGCACGGCAGAAATGCTCACAGTGACAAACCACAAAGCCGATGCCGCACACCACCGGGGTGCGCCACAGTGTGAGGTTCGCCCGCGCGATCCGTCTCGTCGGACGGCGCGGGCGGGGGTGGAATCGCCGGTCACCTACGTACGTAGGGCGCGGAACACACCGATGCCGCGGCGCCCGGAGGTCCATTACGGTTCCTGTTCGCAGTACGGGAAGGCCGGCTCTCGACGGGGCGGCGGATGCGCGATCGGGAGGGTAGCCATCAATCAGCAGTTCGGTGGTCCGCAGCAACCACAGCCCCAATGGAGACCACCGGTTCAGCAGCCGTATCCGCCGCAGTGGCAACCGCAGCCGCCGAAACCGCCCAAGTCCAACACCGCTCGCATCGTGGTGATCGTCGGCTGTGTGGTCGTGGTTCTCGGCATCGTCGCGTTCACGGTGCTGCGACCGGTGT
Encoded here:
- a CDS encoding PucR family transcriptional regulator; translated protein: MSTPALERSASPLAASLTADIESMTDELVARIAAADSSYAQGGLLTEEQLRSTCLQNLTSILDVLAGTGPLRLRSARDAGRLKAEQGIPIASLLHAYRLGGRLIWEESTARADGPGDPRLHDLATRLWELVDLYSDAAVEAYRETEVLLAHSDAQVQARLVRTLFADHSGNPAGVLDVLRTLGIPERGNFVVVAVDAEPTAPLPTKLAAALQDCGVRSVWDAQIDAHVGLISAAAAATIDRGLTTISAFAADRVGASATFTTPHAIAAASGQARIALRSAPPGSAATTRFGEEPIAHLLIAVPEAGQRAAAQILGPLLRLPAAERGDLIAVLDAWYRCGGSAAAVAETMHCHRNTVRYRLRKIRDLTGRDTTDPRGSAELYLALQSLTLLGPDGDRS
- a CDS encoding DsbA family protein, producing MSTEPGGWQPPPSPQPRNRLTVIVPIALVVALAIATGIGLVAREAFAKEVPGTAMAAAGASSAKNVLDDGAVRIGDPKAKVTVRVVMDLQCPACKMFEAANGSVLEAAVRDHTAAVEYSVITFLDRASSTQYSSRAGNASFCVANSGTEHYQAWLATMFAKQPEEGGDGLTDDQLIQIAKSAGYTDDAVAQCIIDRSYDNYLRTKTKAVLASGVNSTPTVTIDGQKVTSSTALMTPGGLAPLLPKAS
- a CDS encoding TetR/AcrR family transcriptional regulator, which produces MTAKGAETRQRMIAAAQDSLERNGYFGTGLNPVLAASGTPKGSLYFHFPGGKDELVVAAIEDARGLIDTMVDAIGDKAPAEVVAALIGLLGERLETSGWQCGCPVATVALEVAGTNDAVQQACSNTYTVWTSALRTRLEAAGRADAERLAVSALALIEGALLLARAHRSREPLVQAARTIADLLG
- a CDS encoding MFS transporter; translation: MSEVSDVLGESTPSPARWWTLAVVAMGTFMLMLDLSVVAIALPPIHESLHSSFSDLQWVFDAYALTLAIFLVAAGSLADRVGRKKVFQAGFAVFTLASLACGLSGTAIELSSFRAVQGVGAAVMFAVGPALLGHEFHGKERATAFTAFGAAVGLAVATGPLIGGALTDMFSWRWIFFLNVPIGVVAVLAGALRMRESRDRQAPPVDRTGLVTFSIALGALVFAVIRAPEQGWTSAATITLYAVSILFLAAFVFAEWRMGDRAMIDLAYFRNPTFVGISLVALVGNAGALPSIFFQTGYLENVLRSDAWSTGLRFLPLSCAMFVAGAIGGSLVGRIGFRVLVSGATLVMGLGLVLLRLAEADSAWTVLVPSMIVSGIGMGVFNPARAALAIGVAEPARSGMASGINETFQQVGIALGIAGVGAYFEHRVAQSFSSSTAGAALGPDTAGQAAHGISAGAFDSVAAGAGAGYDTVLAAARDAYMAAFHDAMTLCAGLGILAALIGFALIRTEGLHPSARPTQDVAEPAPATEPVA
- a CDS encoding DUF3592 domain-containing protein translates to MTSDAWLGPGFVVLGMILSVLGTVQLVAIFRRRRTWWRCRGEVVDYTWDAHTDIRHWILRWTDADGEIRTARNPTGSSGGTLRQFPFPVDILVDPENPGNAQVAKGSNSGVTACVLMSAVGLLFAGLGVLLIVAA
- a CDS encoding alpha/beta hydrolase family esterase codes for the protein MIGSASTAARRALGRVAGTTALAMAVVGALTTAVASAQPDAPAPSPGCGIAQQRPGPLGQFATTQRSGHYILDVPAATDGPTPLVMDLHGYLEPAEIERMSSGLGDFGSTHGFATITPALDEPGLPRWDFGPGSADVDYLSNLLTHVESTLCVDQRRVYVAGLSMGAFTTSSLACQLSDRIAAVAPVAGLQDFSWCRPARPVPVIAFHGTADPIVAYSGGSGPNARFLPSPDGSGSVTGEHGGPAVNGPGPQSVPATAEAWARRNGCAGPPSQQPVTADVDLTTYSCPANGEVDLYSVRDGGHTWPGSPLPMPTPLTGTTTTTIDANQLIWDFFRTHPMPKA
- a CDS encoding TIGR03564 family F420-dependent LLM class oxidoreductase, which produces MTLGIALAVNDATNYVDEIVRQSRIVAEAGVRSVWFGQRMDYDSPALAAIVGREVPELQVGTSAIPVTGRHPLLVSSQAQTAQAATHGRYHLGLAVGSALSASAFGQPFERPIARLREFLTGLRELLDTGTADFHGDLLSVTPPLPTAVPGAQPRVPVLVAAMGPQALRVTGELADGILPYLAGPKTLSEHIVPAITRAAATAPRIVAFVPAVVTSDIEATRAKAVDQLAFYEQVPSYRRVIELEGATRAADLAIIGDEETVAAGIERYYDAGATEVVLTTTDLAGESDQRRTWNLLGELAAQRLSR
- a CDS encoding SAM-dependent methyltransferase, which gives rise to MAENDSQDWLPDTIDPMVPSAARVYDYQLGGVHNFAVDRALGDQARIVWPDIAAVAQANRAFLQRAVRYLSAAGIDQFLDIGSGVPTVGNVHEIALAADPTAHVVYVDIDPVAVECSRALLIDEPNVTVVQADFNRIDALLAHPELTRLIDFTRPVAVLLVALLHVVADDDHPERSLARLRDALPWGSYLALSHLSDEGPAERVRGIEELSQAMPTPIRMRSRERITAYLDGFDLIDPGLVQAPAWRPDHPDDLDDDPDRFYEFAAVARVR
- a CDS encoding GGDEF domain-containing protein, whose protein sequence is MDPIEAQVLARHWWAAIRPTSFTALTTSQGVRLLQGLMADLDAVVTAGDEALFESGRRAGEAVAATNLTDPSVLTAAARVLARLPAFDRLDRDVAVSRSALLIGAFGEGFAAVQRERIMKGQNAIQQAMGNAQRQVIDAARHRLYLQARHDPLTGLANRLLLTERLAGLAARGEERLGICLLDIDNFKIINDGHGHAVGDAVLLTVADRLRASVRDSDLAGRLGGDEFVVLIGPPNDQLSVAGVAARLRAAFDAPIVVGDEEFAVSASIGVTVGPVTADPDHLLRTADTQMYRAKAAARLPRTAPLRRIAAR